The Bacteroidota bacterium genomic interval GGAGAACTCGGAAAAACTGAACGAAGAAACAAATCAATTATATAATATTTTGTATGACGGTGAAAATTCTATAATTGTTAAACTCAGCCAGTCGCTCAAACATATCGAGCAGTTATTGCTCATCGATGAAACATTTGGAGTGCTAAAGAAAGAAGCCGAATCTGCTGATGCGATTGTGAAAGAGCTGACTGCTTCGGTGAGGGATTATATCTCAAAGATCGAATTCAGTCCCGAAAAATTAGAACATCACCGCAACAGGTTAGGTCAAATTTCGCTCCTAAAGAAAAAATACGGCGGCTCAATCGAGACAATTATTGAATTTAAACAAAAACTTGAAGCCGAGTTGCAGCTTGTCGAAAATTTCGATGCCGAGATAAACAGAGTAAAAGAAACGATTGAAAACAATAGAAAAATTGCATCTGAGTTGGCTAAAATACTTTCAGTCAAACGGAACGAAGCCGCAAAAAAAGTAAATTCTGAAATTGTAAAAGTTTTAGCTGAACTCGGTATAAATAACTCGAAATTCGAAACGAGAGTCGATAATAGAATAATTAAGTCGGGCAACTCTGAAAATGCATTCATAAAAATCGGGAAAGATTTTTATGAAACAACTCCAAAAGGGATTGACTTTGTTGAGTTCTTCATTTCAACAAATATTGGAGAAGATGTAAAACCTCTTGCAAAAGTAGCTTCAGGAGGCGAAATATCGCGCATTATGCTATCTCTCAAAACTATACTTGCAAAATCCGAAAAACTGCCGCTTTTGATTTTCGATGAAATAGATATCGGCATCAGCGGACGCATTGCCCAAGTTGTTGGTTTGAGTTTAAAAAATCTTTCGCGGCTTCATCAGATTATTGCAATAACACACCTCCCGCAAATTGCCGGCTTGGCGGATACACATTATGTAGTAGAAAAAGTTGAGGACGGAAAGCGTTCAGCAACAAAACTGAGAAAATTAACACTCGAGGAACGTATCTACCAAGTTGCAAAATTAATGAGCGGAACCGTTGTAACAGAATCGACACTTAAATCAGCAAAAGAATTATTGAACATTAAATAAAACACAAGGACAAAAAATGAAATTGCTAAAATTATTTATTCTTTCACTCTTAATAATTTATTCCATATATACCTATTCACAAGAATCGATTTCACGATCAGTAAGCAAACCGCCGTCAACAAATACGAATATGCAAACAACATTTCTAAATAACGATACGCTTAATGATAAATATGCATGGCTAAAAGATAAAACGAATTCTGAAGTTATTAAACATCTTGAAGCCGAAAACGAATACACAGATGCGATGATGCTGCCGACTGTGGCTTTTCAGGAAACACTCTACAACGAAATGCTAAGCAGAATTAAAGAAACTGACCTCGATGTTCCATACCGAATTGGAAATTACTTTTACTACACCCGCACGGAAAAGGGAAAACAATATTCGATTTTTTGTAGAAAGAAGAATAACCTCGATGCACCTGAAGAAATTATACTCGATCAAAATGAGCTTGCAGCGAAATATCAATATTTCCGGTTAGGTGCTTTCAGCGTAAGTATCGACCAAAATCTGCTTGCTTTTTCGATTGATACAACTGGCGCGGAAGAATTTTCGTTATTTGTAAAAAACTTGGAAACTAACGAATTTTTAGCTGATAAACTTGATAATGTAAACTCGGTTGTTTGGGCTTTGGAGAATCAAACTATTTTCTACACAACTCACGACCATGCAAAACGCCCTCATCAGCTTTTCAGGCATACATTAGGAACGACTCAGAAAGAAGATGTGCTGATATATGAAGAAAAAGATGAACTTTTTAGAATATCTGCCTGGCGTTCAAGAAGCAAAGAGTTTATTTTTCTGAATGCACAATCGAGTAATTCCGATGAAGTTCGTTATTTATCTGCTGGTAAACCTTTGGGAGATTTCAAAATAATTTCACCTCGCGAACAAGAACACGAATACACAATCGATCATTACGGCGATAAATTTTACATAGTAACGAACAAAGGGGCGAAAAATTTTAAACTTGTGGTAGCGCCCGTCAGCGATCCGCAACAAAAAAACTGGAAAGAAGTTCTTCCACACAGGAAAAGCATTCACTTAACAAATGTCGATTTTTTCAAGAACTATTTTGTCGCATACGAAACTGAACTAGGAATACAAAAGATGCGTGTAACCGATTTACGCACAAACGAGCATCACTACATCAACTTTCCGGAACCGGTTTATACAGCATATCCGAGTACAAATGCAGAATTTGACACAAATGTTTTTCGTTTCAGTTACCAGTCGTTTATTACGCCGAGTTCCATTTACGATTATAACTTTGGAACACGCGAACAAACATTGCTAAAACAAACCGAAGTACTTGGCGGCTACAATCCTAAGCTATATAAATCGGAACGGATTTATGGAAAAGCAAAAGATGGTAAAGAGGTTCCGATATCGATCGTTTATAAAATAGGATTTGAGAAAATCGGTAAGTCGCCTTTACATCTTACCGGCTATGGTTCGTATGGATATTCTTCGCCTGTAACATTTTCTTCGTCCCGTCTTAGTTTACTGGATAGGGGTGTCGTTTATGCAATTGCTCACGTTCGCGGCGGCAGTGAGTTAGGAAGAGATTGGTACGACGATGGGAAGTTGTTAAAAAAGAAAAACACATTTACCGATTTCATATCGGTTGCCGAACATCTTGTGAAAGAAAATTACACAACTTCAAACCACCTGACAATTGAAGGTGGCAGCGCCGGCGGATTACTGATGGGTGCAGTAACTAATATGCGACCCGGTTTATTCAAAGCTGTGGTTGCTCAAGTTCCCTTTGTTGATGTAATCAACACAATGCTCGATGAAACTCTTCCACTGACTGTCGGTGAGTTTTTAGAATGGGGAAACCCGAAAGAAAAACTTTATTACGATTATATGAAAACTTACTGTCCCTACACGAATATTGAATCTAAAAAATATCCGAATATACTTGTAAAAGTCGGCTTGAACGATCCGCGTGTTGGGTATTGGGAAGGAGCAAAGTGGACTGCAAAACTTCGAGAAATGAAAACCGATAATAATGTTATTCTCCTGAAAACAAATATGGGATCGGGGCACGGCGGCAGGTCGGGGCGCTATGAACGTTTAAAAGAAATTGCTTTTGATTACGCGTATATATTGAGCCAGAGTGGAATTGTAAAGTAGATTTCAGATAAATTAAACAAGCATTTATGAAATTAATTTTTCTGGTTCTTTTGTCTTTTATCTGTGTTGTTTGGAACGGAAATTCACAGGTCCATCCATTCCTGACATATACAATCAAGAACGACCTTATTTCAAACGAGATACGGACACTTTTTCAGGACTCACACGGTTTTTTATGGATAGGAACATCGGAGGGATTGAGCCGATACGATGGCGTTTCGTTCAAAAACTATACACCCGCTGAAGGGCTTCCTCATAATTACATCAATCATATAATTGAAGACCGTAATGAACCGGGTGCGCTATGGGTTGCCACAAATGGCGGAGGTGTGTTCAAATTTTCCGGCGGTAAATTTAAAACCTTCTCGCACAAATCCGACCAATACGCTAACTATGTTGGCTATCTGATGCAAGACAGCTATGGGAAAATATGGTGCGGAACTCTTTCAGGGATTTATCTTATCGAAAATGATTCGTTATCTGCATTTGAAAATAATATAAAAATTCATCTTGGTGAAATTTATGAAACAGCCGCTAACGAGATTATATTTTTTTCGGGACTTAAATTGTTTGCGTACTCACAAAAAAATAAATCTTTTATAACAATAGAACTCTCTATCGATTCCAATGCTACTTTCAATAACAGCTTCAAAGATTCAGAACAAAATATTTGGGTTATATTATCGAATGGAACTGTGTTAAAAATTTTCGATAACTAGATTAGAAACAAACATTCGAAATGTTACTTTTATTACAGAAGATCAGAGCGAGAACTTGTGGATTGGCACTATCGAAGGACTATTTAAAATCCCTTCCGGTAGTACTAATGACAATATCCCGGTTAGATATAATACTGAGCAAGGCCTGCCGAGCACGAATTTAATATGTGGTCTTATTGACCGTGAAAATAATTTATGGATGGGAACATATAACGAGGGTATTATAAAATATGAAGACCAATATGTTTACAAATTTCCGATACCGGCATTAAGCACACCTATCAACAACTCACAAGCTGTAAACGACAATGCGGGGCATATCTGGGTTGCAACAGTTTCAGGTTTGTGGGAATTTTGGTCCGACAAAAAAGGAAAATGGTCCAGTTATTTGCATAAAGTGTTGCATAACAATTATCCGCAAACTTTATTATTCGACAAACAAGGCAGACTGTGGGTTGGATATGCGCAGTCAACTATTATCCTCTATGAAATTATATATCAGAAAGGGAAAAGTTCGAAGCTCGAAGTTATCAGAAAAATTCCATTGAAATTTCGACCCGAAAAATCAGATTTGTTGTGTATGATGTTGGATAGACAAAATAGGTTGATTTGCAGTATACAAAATCATGGAATACTGATAATAGAATTTGATTCTTCCATGGCTAAGACTCGCTATCAATTAATAACTGATAGTTTACCCGATGTTTCGATACGAGCAATCTATGAAGATTCATTTGGCAATATTTGGCTTGGCGGTTACTGGGGTGGTTTAGGTGTTATCGAGAAAGGCGATTGGAAAAACGGAAAAAAAATTATTATTAAAGAGTCGGATGGATTACCGAACAATGCCGTCCGGGCAATATGTGAAGATGAGAATGGAAATTTATTAGTTGGAACCAGATACAGCGGCATCGGTGTAATACCAAAGGAAAGAATCTCTTCGATTTTTTGGCGGGATAAAAATTTACCGATATTTTGCAGGACGATTACGATGCGCGATGGGTTGGTGAGCAATGCGATATGGTGTTTATTAAAAGAGGAGCAAACCATTTTTATTGGAACAAATCACGGATTCCAAGCGATGGTTTATGACCAGGTTGTGAAATTCCGGAATTTCAAAGAATCGTTAGGAGAAAGAGTTGCCCTTTGCGGGATCAATAAAAACGGTGTCAGTTGGTACATTACCAGAGATGTGATTGTGATAGACGAGGATATCAGATACCGGATAAATCTTTTACCGCCGAAAGTTTTAATAAATTCTTTTACAGTCGATGGAATATCAATTCCTTTAGATACGGTATATAGTTTTTCTGGGGATAATGAACAATTCGTATTAGAATACGTGGGAGTTAGTTTAAGAGACGGTGAATCGATTGAATACCAATATCGTTTAAAAGATGTTGTTCAGAATTGGAGTTTGTGGACGAGAGACCGGCGAATTTCATTTGCAGGTTTGAAACCCGGGACTCATACATTCGAGGTGCAAGCAATTAACGGCGATGGATTTATAAGCGATCAACCTGCACAAATTAAATTTACAATTGTTGCCCCTTTATGGCAGCACTGGTGGTTCATATTATCATTATTCCTCGCTTTAACTACTCTGTTTATAATATTGGTTAAGTATTTTTCAACTCGTAAGATAAAAGCAAAGTTAGAAAAAGTAAAACAAGAGCAAGCATTACAAAATGAGCGCACTCGTACACGTGAGGGTATCTCGCGTGATCTGCATGATGATATTGCATCTACCTTGAGTGGGATTGGGTATTTTGTTCAAGCAGTTGAAAAAGAAAGTGGAACTGTTTTTTCGCAAAATTCAAAAAAATATTTATCCCTTATTAAAGAAAGTTCAGATGAAATTTTAGAATCTATCAGGGATATTATTTGGTCGCTGAATCCCGAGAACAACAATTGGGAAGTAGTACTCGCAAAATGCCGCCGTTACACATCCGATTTATGCGAGAGCAAATCAATTAATTATAAAATTAAATTTCCCGAAAATTTTTCTAAAATTACTCCACCCCTGGAAAATCTTAAGAACTTTTGGCTTGCATATAAAGAAATTATAGCCAATGCCCTTAAACATTCTGACTGTACTCAAATGGATATATCAATCGAGTTAGTGGAGAATTCCTCCTTCTCGATTCAGATTAGTGATAACGGAAAAGGATTCGATGTTAACAAGGTAAAAAACGGATCCGGTTTGAGCAATATTCATTCGCGTATTAAAATGCTGAATGGTACGAGTGAACTAATTACAATCCGGGATGAGGGGACATGTTGGAAAATAAGTTTCCCTTTATAAAAACTACATATTCGGGTAGTGTATTTTGGTATAAAACATTTATATTGGTTATATCATGAATAATGGAAACACAATTATATCTATCTCATTAATTGAAGATAATCGTTACGTCCGATTCGGGATGGAAGAACTTATAAATAGTATTCCCGAATTTTCACTCACAGGTTCTTTTGAAAACTGCGAAAAAGCATTTGAGACTTCAGCGATCGAAGAATCGGATGTGGTTCTTATGGATATTGGCTTACCCGGTATGTCGGGTATCGAGGGGGTAAAATATATTTCAAAAAAATATCCCGATGTAATTGTGCTAATGTGTACAATACACAGCGACGATCAAAAAATATTTGATGCAATTTGTGCCGGTGCAGTGGGATATTTATTAAAAGAGATTTCCGCGGACGAGCTGATAAAAGCGATAAAAGATAGTAGAAGCGGAGGTTCACCAATGAGCCCTAATATCGCGCGTAAAGTAATTTCTTTTTTCCAAAAATCAAGAACATCAAGCGCCGACAAGATGAACGAGTTGACCGAACGTGAAATTCATGTCTTAAAAAAAATGTCCGAAGGCAAATCCTATTCTTTGATTGCAAATGAATTATTCCTCTCTATCGACGGGGTTAGGTATCATATCAGGCACATTTACGAGAAATTGCATGTTAATTCTCGCGGAGAAGCTGTAGCTAAAGGTCTTAAAAACGGCTTAATTTTCCCCCAAACATAGATATTTCCACATTTAAACAATAATTTCCTCCTTCCTAAAAACCACATATTTATGCGGTGATTTTGGCATTTTCAATCTATATATTTAAGCGTCATGAGATTTAACTATAAAGATTTATAAAATAAAATAAGGAGAAAAATATGTCGAATTTTAAATTATTAATTTCACTGCTAATTTTTAGTATATACTTACCGCAGGTATATACTCAACCTCTGAACGGGACGTATACGGTCGGAAGTGGAGGAAATTATTCAACTATTACACAAGCGGTAGCCGATCTCACGACAAAAGGTGTTGATGCACCGGTTGTGTTCAATATCCTTAATGGAAATTATAATGAACAATTTTTAATTGGCAGTATTAGTGGAGCTAGTGCATCTAACACAATTACATTTCAGTCGCAAACAGGTGACCCTAATAACGTAACCATTAGTTTTACACCGACAAGCACGAATAATTATATCGTTCGACTTCTTCAGGCAGATTATATTACCTTCCAGAATATAACACTTACTGCAAGTGGAAGCCCATCATACGGTACAGTTATTAAATTGGACGGTGATGCCAATAACAACCGATTTATGAACAATGTTTTGAACGGTGTCAGTACAACAGGTGGTTCGGCAAATCTCATCGTCATATATGCAGACGGAGACTCCATTGACAACACCACAATTAGTGGTAACACATTCGTCAATGGTAGTTATGGTGTGTATCTTGATGGCATAAGCCCGTCAGTACTATCCACAGGTACACAGATAACGAACAACACATTCAGCGGTACGGGTTACAACCCAATATTTTTGCGTTATCAGATTGGAGCGCAAGTTACGGGTAACACGATTAGCTCAACTACAGCCCAGCGAGGTATGGAGATTCAGAGCAGTACGGGAGCGATGCAGATATTGAAGAATCAGATGAGCATAAATTCAGGTTTTGGTATCTATCTTTACTATTCTGATGGCGGTACAGGTCTTCCCACACCGCGCGGATTGATTGCAAACAATTTTATATCAGTTGGCGGTGCAAGCACTGCGTACGGTATACAACTTTATTACAGTACTAATCAGGATGTGTATTATAACAGTGTGAATATAAGCAGCACAAACACAACGGCTGGTCGTGCTCTGTCGGTTGATGGTGGCAGTAGTATCAATGTGGTGAACAACATATTTGCAAACCCAGGCGGTGGTTATGCATACTACATAGGAATACCTGCCGCTATCGGAACTTCAAACTATAANNNNNNNNNNNNNNNNNNNNNNNNNNNNNNNNNNNNNNNNNNNNNNNNNNNNNNNNNNNNNNNNNNNNNNNNNNNNNNNNNNNNNNNNNNNNNNNNNNNNGTGGTTATGCATACTACATAGGAATACCTGCCGCTATCGGAACTTCAAACTATAACAATCTGTACAGCGTTGGAAATTACATTGCCTATTGGAACAGTGATAGGACAACACTCTCAGCTCTTCAAACAGCCAGCGGAAAGGATGCAAATTCAATTTCTGTATATCCACACTTTACATCAAACACTGACCTTCACACATTGTCGCCTTGGCTCAACAGCAAGGGAACAACAGTGTCAAGCGTAAGCGACGATATAGATGGCACAGTACGTTCATCACCTCCCGATATAGGAGCGGATGAGTTTACACCCGACCCATCTACAACAACACCGCTTTCAGGTAGTTATACAGTAGGTAGTGGAGGAAACTATGCATCATTATCAGCGCTGCGAGCTGATTTAATTTTGAAAGGTATCTCTGCACCGGTTACATTTAACATTTTAAATGGTATATACATAGAGCAAGTAGAACTAATACCTGTTCCGGGTGCAAGTAGTACAAATACAATTACGTTTCAGTCGCAGTCGGGTAATCCAGCTAATACTACTTTGTTTTATGCCGCCTCGGGTGCAAGTGATAATTATGTGTTTAGGTTTAACGGTGCAGATTACCTAAGGATTCAGAACCTTACATTATCGAGTAATAATGTAGTTAATGCGACGTATGCACAGGTTATAGATATAGTTGGCGGAGTAGAAGATTTGAGGATTCAAAACAACGTATTATTGGGAACTCAGACATCAAGCGGTTCAGGAAATCAATTTATTATTGGTGCCGATTATTCGCTTTACACGAGCCGCATCATCAGCGGCAATACTTTTTATAACGGTAGTTATGGAGTGTGGCTGAGCAGTATTAGTAACGCTGTGCAAGCTTCAGGTACACAGATAACGAACAACACATTCAGCGGTACGGGTTACAACCCAATATTTTTACGTTATCAGATTGGAGCGCAAGTTAACGGCAACACGATTAGCTCAACTACAGCCCAGCGAGGTATGGAGATTCAGAGCAGTACGGGAGCGATGCAGATATTGAAGAATCAGATGAGCATAAATTCAGGTTTTGGTATCTATCTTTACTATTCTGATGGCGGTACAGGTCTTCCCACACCGCGCGGATTGATTGCAAACAATTTTATATCAGTTGGCGGTGCAAGCACTGCGTACGGTATACAACTTTATTACAGTACTAATCAGGATGTGTATTATAACAGTGTGAATATAAGCAGCACAAACACAACGGCTGGTCGTGCTCTGTCGGTTGATGGTGGCAGTAGTATCAATGTGGTGAACAACATATTTGCAAACCCAGGCGGTGGTTATGCATACTACATAGGAATACCTGCCGCTATCGGAACTTCAAACTATAATGATATTCATACAACAGGATCGACATTAGCTTTTTGGAGTGGAGATAGGGCTAATCTAAGTGCATTAAAAACAGCAAGTGGTAAAGATGCTAATT includes:
- a CDS encoding two-component regulator propeller domain-containing protein, producing MGTYNEGIIKYEDQYVYKFPIPALSTPINNSQAVNDNAGHIWVATVSGLWEFWSDKKGKWSSYLHKVLHNNYPQTLLFDKQGRLWVGYAQSTIILYEIIYQKGKSSKLEVIRKIPLKFRPEKSDLLCMMLDRQNRLICSIQNHGILIIEFDSSMAKTRYQLITDSLPDVSIRAIYEDSFGNIWLGGYWGGLGVIEKGDWKNGKKIIIKESDGLPNNAVRAICEDENGNLLVGTRYSGIGVIPKERISSIFWRDKNLPIFCRTITMRDGLVSNAIWCLLKEEQTIFIGTNHGFQAMVYDQVVKFRNFKESLGERVALCGINKNGVSWYITRDVIVIDEDIRYRINLLPPKVLINSFTVDGISIPLDTVYSFSGDNEQFVLEYVGVSLRDGESIEYQYRLKDVVQNWSLWTRDRRISFAGLKPGTHTFEVQAINGDGFISDQPAQIKFTIVAPLWQHWWFILSLFLALTTLFIILVKYFSTRKIKAKLEKVKQEQALQNERTRTREGISRDLHDDIASTLSGIGYFVQAVEKESGTVFSQNSKKYLSLIKESSDEILESIRDIIWSLNPENNNWEVVLAKCRRYTSDLCESKSINYKIKFPENFSKITPPLENLKNFWLAYKEIIANALKHSDCTQMDISIELVENSSFSIQISDNGKGFDVNKVKNGSGLSNIHSRIKMLNGTSELITIRDEGTCWKISFPL
- a CDS encoding two-component regulator propeller domain-containing protein → MKLIFLVLLSFICVVWNGNSQVHPFLTYTIKNDLISNEIRTLFQDSHGFLWIGTSEGLSRYDGVSFKNYTPAEGLPHNYINHIIEDRNEPGALWVATNGGGVFKFSGGKFKTFSHKSDQYANYVGYLMQDSYGKIWCGTLSGIYLIENDSLSAFENNIKIHLGEIYETAANEIIFFSGLKLFAYSQKNKSFITIELSIDSNATFNNSFKDSEQNIWVILSNGTVLKIFDN
- the recN gene encoding DNA repair protein RecN — protein: MLKHLHIQNYALIEKLEIDFDQGMNIITGETGAGKSIIIDALSLILGERADTDAIRKDADKAIVEGTFDVSQNKNIKPILKENEIDFSDEVILRREVSIKGTSRCFVNDTPVSLGMMKNIGDLLVDLHGQHEHQSLLRTETHNDLLDDFAALSSLVEEFKAAYNQLTNEVSKLTELQNREKLINEKKDLYEFQLKEIDAVNPTPDEEAHLESELKILENSEKLNEETNQLYNILYDGENSIIVKLSQSLKHIEQLLLIDETFGVLKKEAESADAIVKELTASVRDYISKIEFSPEKLEHHRNRLGQISLLKKKYGGSIETIIEFKQKLEAELQLVENFDAEINRVKETIENNRKIASELAKILSVKRNEAAKKVNSEIVKVLAELGINNSKFETRVDNRIIKSGNSENAFIKIGKDFYETTPKGIDFVEFFISTNIGEDVKPLAKVASGGEISRIMLSLKTILAKSEKLPLLIFDEIDIGISGRIAQVVGLSLKNLSRLHQIIAITHLPQIAGLADTHYVVEKVEDGKRSATKLRKLTLEERIYQVAKLMSGTVVTESTLKSAKELLNIK
- a CDS encoding response regulator transcription factor, with the translated sequence MNNGNTIISISLIEDNRYVRFGMEELINSIPEFSLTGSFENCEKAFETSAIEESDVVLMDIGLPGMSGIEGVKYISKKYPDVIVLMCTIHSDDQKIFDAICAGAVGYLLKEISADELIKAIKDSRSGGSPMSPNIARKVISFFQKSRTSSADKMNELTEREIHVLKKMSEGKSYSLIANELFLSIDGVRYHIRHIYEKLHVNSRGEAVAKGLKNGLIFPQT
- a CDS encoding right-handed parallel beta-helix repeat-containing protein, yielding MSNFKLLISLLIFSIYLPQVYTQPLNGTYTVGSGGNYSTITQAVADLTTKGVDAPVVFNILNGNYNEQFLIGSISGASASNTITFQSQTGDPNNVTISFTPTSTNNYIVRLLQADYITFQNITLTASGSPSYGTVIKLDGDANNNRFMNNVLNGVSTTGGSANLIVIYADGDSIDNTTISGNTFVNGSYGVYLDGISPSVLSTGTQITNNTFSGTGYNPIFLRYQIGAQVTGNTISSTTAQRGMEIQSSTGAMQILKNQMSINSGFGIYLYYSDGGTGLPTPRGLIANNFISVGGASTAYGIQLYYSTNQDVYYNSVNISSTNTTAGRALSVDGGSSINVVNNIFANPGGGYAYYIGIPAAIGTSNY
- a CDS encoding S9 family peptidase — translated: MKLLKLFILSLLIIYSIYTYSQESISRSVSKPPSTNTNMQTTFLNNDTLNDKYAWLKDKTNSEVIKHLEAENEYTDAMMLPTVAFQETLYNEMLSRIKETDLDVPYRIGNYFYYTRTEKGKQYSIFCRKKNNLDAPEEIILDQNELAAKYQYFRLGAFSVSIDQNLLAFSIDTTGAEEFSLFVKNLETNEFLADKLDNVNSVVWALENQTIFYTTHDHAKRPHQLFRHTLGTTQKEDVLIYEEKDELFRISAWRSRSKEFIFLNAQSSNSDEVRYLSAGKPLGDFKIISPREQEHEYTIDHYGDKFYIVTNKGAKNFKLVVAPVSDPQQKNWKEVLPHRKSIHLTNVDFFKNYFVAYETELGIQKMRVTDLRTNEHHYINFPEPVYTAYPSTNAEFDTNVFRFSYQSFITPSSIYDYNFGTREQTLLKQTEVLGGYNPKLYKSERIYGKAKDGKEVPISIVYKIGFEKIGKSPLHLTGYGSYGYSSPVTFSSSRLSLLDRGVVYAIAHVRGGSELGRDWYDDGKLLKKKNTFTDFISVAEHLVKENYTTSNHLTIEGGSAGGLLMGAVTNMRPGLFKAVVAQVPFVDVINTMLDETLPLTVGEFLEWGNPKEKLYYDYMKTYCPYTNIESKKYPNILVKVGLNDPRVGYWEGAKWTAKLREMKTDNNVILLKTNMGSGHGGRSGRYERLKEIAFDYAYILSQSGIVK